The DNA window CGGCGTCGGCGGCGTCCTCGACGCACAGACCGAGCGGGCGGTCCACGGCGACCTCGAGGTCACGGGACAGTCGCTCGCCGCGAACCTCGAGGCCGCGGACCGGATCGCCCGACTCGCGGAGGCTGGCCGGACCGACCCGGACCTCGACCCCGGCGACGGGACCGCGGTCGCGGCCGTCGACGTCGACCTCCCGACGCGGGTGGGGGGGCTCCCCTACTCCGTCGAGATCGTTGACGGTCCGGCTCCCGACGCCGACTCCGCGGTGATCCTCCGAACGACTCGACCGGACGCCAGCGTCAGGGTTCCGTACCGGTCGAACACGAC is part of the Halorubrum aethiopicum genome and encodes:
- a CDS encoding DUF7266 family protein, which gives rise to MSRDDRGVSTTVGYVLTLAIGAVLLSGVVVGVGGVLDAQTERAVHGDLEVTGQSLAANLEAADRIARLAEAGRTDPDLDPGDGTAVAAVDVDLPTRVGGLPYSVEIVDGPAPDADSAVILRTTRPDASVRVPYRSNTTVEETTFRGGPVRITYVADPTDPSAGTLEVTER